From the genome of Alphaproteobacteria bacterium:
GCTGCGGCGCTTAAGTCGGGGGCGGGACACATTGTTGGCTTCGGCGAGGCGGAGGCTGCCGAGGTGCGTCTAATAAAAGCGGCAATGACGGAGCAGTGTACCTGCATCTCTGCCGATATTTGTGGTCAACCGATGACCTACAAAGTTGGTGCGCCGGGCCGCCACTGGGCGCTCAATAGCCTCGCTGTTCTGGCCGCCGTAAACGCGATAGGCGCAGACTTGGGACTTGCAGGGCTGGCGCTCGCCGCACTGTCGCCGCCCGAAGGGCGCGGCGCACGCACGGAGATCGTGTTGCGGGACGGGACGTTCTTGATAATCGACGAGAGCTACAACGCCAATCCGGCGTCTATGCGCGCCGCGATTGAGTTATTGGGCGGTTCGCCGGTAGCGCAGGCGGGGCGCCGCGTTGCCGTTCTCGGCGACATGCTTGAGATGGGAGCGGAGAGCCCGGCGTTCCATGCTGCGTTGGCGCCACTCGTTGAGGCGGCGCGGATCGACCGTGTCTATTGCTGCGGTCTCAACATGAAGGCGTTGGCCGACGCGTTACCAACCGCGACGCTGGGCGGATGGGCGGAGGACTCCGAACGCCTATCGCCCGCGGTCCTTGCCGCAGTCCAACCGGGCGATGTGTTCATGGTGAAGGGGTCGCTGGGCAGCCGTATGGCGCCAATCGTTCAGTCCCTCAAAGCGCTCGACCGCACTCCGCGTCGGGCGAACGGCGGCTAGCGATGCTTTACAACCTCCTTGCCCCGCTGGCCGACGATTTTGGGTTATTCAATCTGTTTCGTTTCCTCACTTTTCGGACCGGTGCAGCCGTCATGACGGCCATGGTCTTGAGTTTCCTACTCGGACCAGGATTGATCCGCTGGTTGCGCAACATGCAGCAAACCGGGCAACCGATTCGCGACGATGGTCCAGGTAGCCATCTGATTACCAAGAAGGGCACCCCGACAATGGGGGGGTTCCTCATCCTCCTCAGTTTCGGCGTTTCTACGTTGCTGTGGGCGGACCTGCGTAACGGTTTCGTTTGGGCGGCATTGTTGGTCACCCTTGGATTTGGCGCCGTCGGATTCCTCGACGATTACCTCAAGGTTACACGCAAGAGTCACCACGGCGTGCCGGGGCGTCTCAAGCTGCTTGCCGAGGTTGCAATCGCGCTGGTTGCGACGATTTGGATTGTGCACCTCATGGGGTCGCCGCTCGATAGCGGCCTTGCCGTTCCATTTCTTAAAGACGTCCTGCTCAATCTCGGTTGGTTGTTCGTACCGTTTGCGATCTTCGTCATGGTCGGCACATCGAATGCGGTGAATCTGACCGACGGTCTCGACGGGTTGGCAATCGTTCCGGTTATGGTGGCAGCTGCGTCGTTTGCGTTGATTGCTTATCTCGTCGGTAACGCTGTCTTCTCCACCTATCTCCAAATTCACGGCGTGCCCGGCGCGGGCGAGCTTGCAGTGTTCTGCGGGGCCTTAGTTGGGGCCGGTCTCGGGTTCCTGTGGTTCAACGCACCGCCGGCCAGTGTCTTCATGGGCGATACCGGCAGTTTGTCGATGGGCGGCGCGCTGGGTGTGGTCGCGGTCATCACCAAGCACGAACTCGTTCTTGGCGTGATTGGTGGCCTCTTCGTTCTGGAGACCGTATCGGTCGTTGTCCAAGTCGCGTCGTTCAAACTCACCGGG
Proteins encoded in this window:
- a CDS encoding UDP-N-acetylmuramoylalanyl-D-glutamyl-2,6-diaminopimelate--D-alanyl-D-alanine ligase; this translates as MTAQSPSPLWTDLEVVAATAGAASGALGWCATGVSIDSRTVQAGDLFVAIAGPQHDGHRFVAEALQRGAVAAMVARGYAAPSADASLVRVDDPLAGLRQLGVAARARMRGTVVAVTGSVGKTGTKEALRAALARQKPTHASRASFNNHWGVPLSLARMPRESGYGVFEIGMNHAGEIGPLSRLVRPHAAVVTTVEPVHLEFFDSVTGIADAKAEIFEGLEPNGTAILNRDNPYFDRLAAAALKSGAGHIVGFGEAEAAEVRLIKAAMTEQCTCISADICGQPMTYKVGAPGRHWALNSLAVLAAVNAIGADLGLAGLALAALSPPEGRGARTEIVLRDGTFLIIDESYNANPASMRAAIELLGGSPVAQAGRRVAVLGDMLEMGAESPAFHAALAPLVEAARIDRVYCCGLNMKALADALPTATLGGWAEDSERLSPAVLAAVQPGDVFMVKGSLGSRMAPIVQSLKALDRTPRRANGG
- the mraY gene encoding phospho-N-acetylmuramoyl-pentapeptide-transferase — its product is MLYNLLAPLADDFGLFNLFRFLTFRTGAAVMTAMVLSFLLGPGLIRWLRNMQQTGQPIRDDGPGSHLITKKGTPTMGGFLILLSFGVSTLLWADLRNGFVWAALLVTLGFGAVGFLDDYLKVTRKSHHGVPGRLKLLAEVAIALVATIWIVHLMGSPLDSGLAVPFLKDVLLNLGWLFVPFAIFVMVGTSNAVNLTDGLDGLAIVPVMVAAASFALIAYLVGNAVFSTYLQIHGVPGAGELAVFCGALVGAGLGFLWFNAPPASVFMGDTGSLSMGGALGVVAVITKHELVLGVIGGLFVLETVSVVVQVASFKLTGKRVFRMAPLHHHYEEKGWAESTIVIRFWIIAVILALVGLSTLKLR